One Gemmatimonas sp. DNA window includes the following coding sequences:
- a CDS encoding sigma-70 family RNA polymerase sigma factor produces MDDIDRLFRDYHQPIVRYLARRLGDRDLADELAQETFLRAMRHLPLTNERSWLFSVATNLVRDEGRRDVRRRRHLEALRADESQTLTIEHESITREQQQDQLREQAFARSAIDALGEKDRAALLLREEGLDYHEIAATLGLSVGSVGTTLSRARRRLVDIYESLVRERDAQGGVDVA; encoded by the coding sequence ATGGACGACATCGACCGACTGTTCCGCGACTATCACCAGCCGATCGTGCGCTACCTCGCGCGACGACTGGGCGATCGTGATCTCGCCGACGAACTCGCGCAGGAGACCTTTCTCCGCGCCATGCGGCATTTGCCGCTCACGAATGAACGCTCGTGGCTCTTTTCCGTGGCCACGAACCTGGTCCGCGACGAAGGGCGGCGTGACGTACGACGCCGTCGCCATCTCGAAGCATTGCGGGCCGACGAATCGCAGACGCTGACGATCGAGCACGAATCGATCACGCGCGAGCAGCAGCAGGATCAGCTGCGCGAGCAGGCGTTCGCACGATCGGCCATCGATGCCCTCGGCGAGAAAGACCGCGCGGCGTTGCTGCTGCGCGAAGAAGGACTCGACTATCACGAAATTGCCGCCACGCTTGGCCTGTCGGTGGGATCCGTGGGCACGACGCTCTCGCGCGCCCGACGCCGCCTGGTGGACATCTACGAGTCGCTCGTTCGCGAGCGCGACGCACAGGGAGGAGTCGATGTCGCATAA
- a CDS encoding PepSY-associated TM helix domain-containing protein, giving the protein MPTPAFWRRWHRWIGAPAALFLVFASVTGVIVAGTEFFGEDEALREANRNLVSAVHTDSPPDAWMGAINTAMASAATEAPGAPIDKIAIELKGKAPVITMYLGTNTGGEDRRLLFDARTGKFTHSEGYADKAFINRVHSGEVFGDGGLVASMLWGIALLALTVSGFTLYWRLAGANRQGRTGLQRWFF; this is encoded by the coding sequence ATGCCTACTCCAGCCTTCTGGCGTCGCTGGCACCGATGGATCGGCGCGCCGGCGGCGCTCTTCCTGGTCTTCGCGTCGGTGACCGGCGTCATCGTCGCCGGGACCGAGTTCTTTGGTGAAGACGAGGCCCTCCGCGAGGCGAATCGCAACCTGGTGAGCGCGGTGCACACCGACTCCCCTCCCGACGCCTGGATGGGGGCGATCAACACCGCCATGGCCAGCGCCGCCACGGAGGCGCCCGGGGCGCCGATCGACAAGATCGCGATTGAGCTGAAGGGGAAGGCGCCCGTCATCACGATGTATCTGGGCACGAATACTGGCGGCGAAGACCGCCGTCTGCTGTTCGATGCGCGGACCGGGAAATTCACGCATAGCGAGGGCTACGCCGACAAGGCGTTCATCAATCGCGTGCATAGCGGCGAAGTGTTCGGCGACGGCGGGCTGGTGGCGTCGATGCTCTGGGGCATCGCCTTGCTGGCGCTGACCGTGAGCGGCTTCACCCTGTATTGGCGACTCGCGGGCGCAAACCGCCAAGGGCGCACCGGTTTGCAGCGCTGGTTCTTCTAG
- a CDS encoding von Willebrand factor type A domain-containing protein produces MTSAVAPVPGIVTVRGIVRDGSTQRPIEGVQIQASVVASTVPARTTTTSLSGAYSLQIAGVTPSSSIRVMYRRIGYNAATVIRAVSGDTIAMDQMMSTAVMALNQVVVSEQDARREKRATARQNVMAAAASAPAVQDFSGRGVAGGIARGVAAPVSPSTVRPRDYPRRDGGGNREQYDKIDDNPFLAVSVHPRSTFSVDVDRASYSNVRRFISQGQTPPPDAVRIEELINYFPYDLPSPRGDAPVSITTETMAAPWQPKHRLVRVALQARRIETAALPPSNLVFLIDVSGSMNQWNKLPLVKSSLRLLVDQLRPQDYVALVVYAGAAGLVLPSTSGEEKATISAAIDRLEAGGSTAGGAGIELAYRTAREHFKPNGNNRVILATDGDFNVGVSSDGDMERLIESKRTEGTYLTILGFGQGNYQDAKMEKLAKRGNGNYAYVDDIAEARKVLVKEMGATLVTVANDVKLQVEFNPAAVSAYRLIGYEDRVLATEDFTDDKKDAGDMGAGHSVTALFEVVPTGVTGTITLREQDSLRYQVPATEAPRSNAAKNELMFVRMRYKTPGENTSKQVTQPVIDGRNGSASNDFRFAASVAAFGMVLRNSEHKGTATLRSSLDMATAARGEDDGGYRSEFVEMLGRLLNSERR; encoded by the coding sequence ATGACGTCAGCCGTGGCGCCGGTTCCCGGGATCGTGACGGTTCGCGGCATCGTTCGCGACGGGAGCACACAACGTCCGATCGAGGGTGTGCAAATTCAGGCGAGCGTCGTCGCGAGTACCGTACCAGCTCGCACCACCACGACCTCGCTCAGCGGTGCGTATTCGCTGCAGATCGCCGGCGTCACGCCGAGCAGCTCGATTCGGGTCATGTATCGTCGGATAGGCTACAACGCGGCGACCGTCATCCGCGCGGTATCGGGCGATACGATCGCGATGGACCAGATGATGTCGACGGCGGTGATGGCGCTGAACCAAGTCGTCGTCTCGGAGCAGGATGCGCGTCGCGAGAAGCGTGCGACGGCTCGGCAGAACGTCATGGCGGCCGCCGCCAGCGCGCCCGCCGTGCAGGACTTCAGCGGACGTGGCGTCGCCGGCGGCATCGCACGCGGCGTGGCTGCTCCCGTGTCACCGTCGACCGTCCGTCCGCGTGACTACCCGCGGCGCGACGGCGGTGGCAATCGCGAACAGTACGACAAGATCGACGACAATCCGTTCCTCGCGGTGTCGGTGCATCCACGTTCCACATTCTCCGTCGACGTCGATCGCGCCTCATATAGCAACGTGCGCCGCTTCATTTCACAGGGGCAGACGCCGCCGCCCGACGCGGTACGGATCGAGGAGCTGATCAACTACTTCCCGTACGATCTGCCGTCGCCGCGCGGTGACGCACCGGTATCGATCACCACCGAGACGATGGCCGCACCGTGGCAACCGAAGCATCGCCTCGTGCGCGTCGCCCTCCAGGCGCGTCGCATCGAGACGGCCGCGCTGCCGCCCAGCAACCTGGTGTTCCTGATCGACGTGTCGGGCTCTATGAACCAGTGGAACAAGCTGCCGTTGGTGAAGTCGTCGCTGCGCTTGTTGGTGGATCAGCTGCGACCGCAGGATTACGTGGCGCTGGTGGTGTACGCCGGCGCGGCCGGACTCGTGCTCCCGAGTACCAGCGGCGAAGAGAAGGCGACGATTTCCGCCGCGATTGATCGACTCGAAGCTGGTGGTTCCACCGCCGGTGGCGCCGGCATTGAACTGGCCTATCGCACGGCCCGCGAACACTTCAAGCCCAACGGCAACAACCGCGTGATCTTGGCCACCGACGGTGACTTCAACGTGGGCGTCAGCAGCGATGGCGACATGGAGCGTCTGATCGAAAGCAAGCGGACCGAGGGCACGTACCTCACCATACTCGGCTTCGGTCAGGGCAACTACCAGGACGCGAAAATGGAGAAGCTCGCCAAGCGCGGTAACGGCAACTACGCGTACGTGGACGACATCGCCGAAGCACGCAAGGTATTGGTGAAAGAGATGGGCGCCACGCTGGTCACTGTCGCGAACGACGTGAAGCTGCAGGTGGAATTCAATCCGGCGGCGGTCAGTGCATATCGCTTGATCGGCTACGAGGACCGCGTGCTCGCCACGGAAGATTTCACCGACGACAAGAAGGACGCCGGCGACATGGGCGCGGGACACTCGGTCACCGCACTCTTCGAAGTGGTGCCGACCGGCGTGACCGGCACCATAACCCTGCGTGAACAGGATTCGCTGCGATACCAAGTGCCCGCCACCGAGGCACCACGCAGCAACGCGGCGAAGAACGAACTGATGTTTGTCCGCATGCGCTACAAGACACCGGGCGAGAACACCAGCAAGCAAGTCACGCAGCCCGTGATCGATGGCCGCAATGGCAGTGCCTCCAACGACTTCCGCTTCGCCGCATCAGTGGCCGCGTTCGGCATGGTGCTGCGCAACTCCGAGCACAAAGGCACGGCGACCCTGCGCTCGTCCCTCGACATGGCGACAGCGGCGCGCGGAGAAGACGACGGCGGCTATCGCTCCGAGTTTGTGGAGATGCTTGGGCGGCTTTTGAACAGCGAACGGCGCTAA
- a CDS encoding MASE1 domain-containing protein: MPEPMSSSPAIRLAIAFFATHVLSLQLIRYGGPLAPAWPPIAVALAALIWLPPSHRRLVFVGVIVLDTLSNALQGYASLRTIGYTCVTLSELWIADWMLRRLTPLPLTFARLRDVAVLLSATAVATTIGSVPAAFIAQAAGGEAFLKSATVWWIGDMLAYVIVTPLTLLLLARHESRTAHRRAFRWWRDAFVLSLLIVLGSLMAFRGDALMGVLQAHPYMLSLLVLWATLSFGQLGALWSQIGIASVGIRLLLTGESLSLGGETGGDALVILQVYIGVQALIGLVLATALREQRETAESNAHMLEALSTSEQRLRQSQKMEAIGQLAGGVAHDFNNVLAAVLMQLDELRLLRAMPREAHELLRDVETSAQRAVRLTRQLLVFSRQQAMQSSLHDLNLLVRAHVRLLRRVVPTTHKLTVDTAPDALVVLVDGGMIEQVLLNLVLNARDALAEGGLIVIRTERRTIDNADAGELTAGPYAVLFVQDTGSGISPEHMPRVFEPFFTTKPPGQGTGLGLATAYGIAQQHHGRLRVSSTVGVGTTVEVWLPIVADALPDENTSTYVATSDSGEHAVTATVLVVEDEPTVSRLMQRVLERDGYQVRAASSGREVLDHWNLYEFSVDLVITDLVMPGGVSGTQLAAELRRLKPSLPIVFTSGYDPEFDPSNETMVPGENFIPKPSKAEHILAVVRRQLAARTTAP, translated from the coding sequence GTGCCTGAACCGATGTCGTCGTCGCCCGCTATCCGACTCGCGATAGCGTTTTTTGCGACGCATGTACTGTCGCTGCAGCTCATACGATACGGCGGGCCATTGGCACCCGCGTGGCCGCCGATCGCCGTCGCCCTTGCCGCGCTCATCTGGCTGCCGCCCTCGCACCGTCGACTCGTGTTCGTTGGCGTGATCGTCCTCGACACGCTCTCCAATGCGCTGCAGGGATACGCCTCGTTGCGGACGATCGGCTATACCTGCGTCACGCTCTCAGAACTGTGGATCGCCGACTGGATGCTGCGGCGGCTCACTCCACTGCCGCTCACGTTCGCCCGTCTGCGCGACGTGGCGGTGTTGCTGTCGGCCACCGCAGTCGCCACGACAATCGGCAGCGTACCCGCCGCCTTCATTGCTCAGGCGGCTGGCGGTGAGGCGTTTCTGAAGAGTGCCACCGTGTGGTGGATCGGCGACATGCTGGCCTATGTGATCGTGACGCCACTCACGCTGCTGCTCCTGGCGCGCCATGAGTCGCGCACTGCACATCGACGTGCATTTCGCTGGTGGCGCGATGCGTTCGTACTAAGCCTGCTGATAGTCTTGGGATCGCTCATGGCTTTCCGCGGCGACGCCCTCATGGGCGTGCTGCAGGCGCATCCGTACATGCTCTCGCTGCTCGTTTTGTGGGCGACGCTCAGCTTCGGTCAGCTTGGCGCGCTGTGGAGTCAGATCGGTATCGCCAGCGTCGGCATTCGCCTGCTGTTGACTGGAGAGTCGCTCTCCCTCGGCGGCGAAACCGGCGGCGACGCGCTCGTGATTTTACAGGTATACATCGGCGTCCAGGCGCTCATCGGCCTCGTGCTCGCCACCGCGCTACGCGAACAACGCGAGACGGCCGAGTCGAACGCGCATATGCTGGAAGCGCTCTCGACGAGCGAACAGCGCTTGCGTCAAAGTCAGAAGATGGAAGCGATCGGTCAGTTGGCCGGCGGCGTGGCGCACGACTTCAACAACGTGCTCGCTGCCGTGTTGATGCAGCTCGATGAACTCCGCTTGCTCAGGGCGATGCCACGCGAAGCACACGAGCTGCTGCGCGACGTCGAAACGTCCGCGCAACGCGCTGTGCGACTCACGCGGCAACTGCTCGTGTTCAGTCGACAGCAGGCCATGCAATCGAGTCTGCACGACTTGAATCTCCTCGTGCGCGCGCACGTGCGCCTGCTACGACGGGTCGTGCCGACCACGCACAAGCTCACGGTGGACACCGCTCCCGACGCGCTCGTGGTGTTGGTCGACGGTGGCATGATCGAACAAGTGCTGCTCAATCTCGTGCTGAATGCGCGTGACGCGCTCGCCGAGGGCGGCCTGATCGTGATCCGTACGGAGCGCCGCACCATCGACAACGCCGACGCCGGCGAGCTCACGGCTGGTCCGTACGCGGTCCTGTTCGTGCAGGATACCGGTTCCGGTATCTCGCCCGAGCACATGCCGCGCGTCTTCGAGCCATTCTTTACCACCAAGCCACCGGGACAGGGCACGGGCCTCGGGCTCGCCACGGCCTACGGTATTGCGCAGCAGCATCACGGACGCCTGCGCGTGTCGTCGACGGTGGGGGTCGGCACCACGGTCGAAGTCTGGCTCCCGATCGTGGCCGACGCGCTCCCCGACGAAAACACATCGACTTATGTCGCGACGTCCGACTCGGGAGAGCACGCGGTGACGGCCACGGTATTGGTCGTTGAAGACGAACCCACGGTCAGTCGACTGATGCAGCGCGTCTTGGAACGCGACGGGTATCAAGTCCGCGCCGCGTCCAGCGGTCGCGAGGTCCTCGACCACTGGAACCTGTACGAGTTCTCAGTGGACCTCGTGATCACCGATCTGGTCATGCCCGGTGGTGTGAGCGGTACCCAGCTCGCCGCCGAGTTGCGGCGGCTCAAGCCGTCGCTCCCCATCGTCTTCACCAGCGGATATGATCCCGAGTTTGACCCGTCCAACGAAACCATGGTGCCGGGGGAGAACTTCATCCCCAAACCGTCCAAAGCCGAGCACATTCTTGCCGTCGTGCGCCGGCAGCTCGCCGCGCGCACGACGGCGCCCTAG
- a CDS encoding MIP/aquaporin family protein, with the protein MPSTALGEFVGTLVLILLGNGVVAGVLLEKSKANGAGWMVITAGWAFAVLCGVLVAVGLGAPGELNPAGTLANVVTGTRTVPDALAHVAAQMAGAIVGATLVWLHYLPHWRETRDQGAILACFCTAPAIRSAVPNLISEIIGTMVLVLVASAIGTAGASGASPATNLGPALVGALVWGLGLSLGGPTGYAINPARDLGPRLAHAILPIAGKGGNDWGYAWIPVVGPLAGGALAALLWSALSAANGVPK; encoded by the coding sequence ATGCCGTCCACCGCACTCGGCGAGTTCGTCGGAACGCTCGTACTGATTCTGCTCGGAAATGGTGTGGTGGCCGGTGTGTTGTTGGAGAAGTCGAAGGCGAACGGCGCGGGGTGGATGGTGATCACCGCCGGCTGGGCCTTCGCCGTGCTGTGCGGCGTGTTGGTGGCCGTGGGGCTCGGGGCGCCAGGTGAGCTCAACCCCGCCGGAACGCTGGCCAATGTGGTGACAGGCACTCGCACCGTGCCTGACGCGCTCGCCCACGTGGCCGCGCAGATGGCGGGGGCGATCGTCGGCGCGACGTTGGTGTGGTTGCACTATCTGCCGCACTGGCGCGAAACGCGTGATCAGGGGGCCATTCTCGCTTGCTTCTGTACGGCGCCCGCTATTCGCAGCGCCGTGCCGAATCTGATCAGCGAGATCATCGGCACGATGGTCTTGGTGCTGGTGGCCAGTGCGATTGGCACCGCCGGCGCGTCGGGTGCTTCGCCCGCCACCAACCTCGGACCGGCGCTCGTCGGCGCGTTGGTGTGGGGTCTTGGCCTCTCGCTTGGCGGTCCTACCGGCTACGCCATCAATCCAGCGCGAGACCTCGGTCCGCGCCTCGCTCACGCCATCCTGCCGATCGCCGGCAAGGGTGGCAACGATTGGGGATACGCCTGGATCCCCGTTGTCGGGCCGCTGGCCGGCGGTGCACTCGCCGCACTGCTCTGGTCCGCACTATCCGCCGCAAACGGAGTACCGAAGTGA
- a CDS encoding penicillin acylase family protein, whose product MTRGRLITAALCAAVGIGTTYVGVAGAGPLPPLGGLLSPAVGLWANAVDDLPAEATSRIPSLDGTVDVRYDSRSVPHIFATTDADAMRALGYVTARDRLFQLEIQSRAGEGTLTELVGEVALPADQETRRLGMPRSAERKWRDIGERTPSGKLLLAYAEGVNAYRTSLSPAQWPVEYKLLNRAPREWVPLHSVHVLNRMGYTLARGPGELELLEARALVGNAAANALMEENSAVQEPIQPMNRSAARVALSAIPAPGAPDSLAARMVASLRTNASANANAPGMSPLSWLKDIDPTVEQARAFASNNWAVAPSRSANGHALLAGDPHLELTLPSIWYEVHIVVPGSFEIGGVSIPGLPGVPIGYSRAVAWSATNTGADVMDFWREKVNNDAAPTAYELDGVMTTFTDTRIESYRDKAGRVIDVDTIYYTHRGPMQRQGREWLSMRWTVLESGKELQGYFAAFHATTAPAFLDSMAQYYHAPAQNFITADTSGTIMIRSTGRYPVRADSGRGTEVRDGRLARNDWIGDWPVARYPQGRNPAQGYLASANQQPIDPQQDALYLGPDPNFEIWRALQINRLLRADSTVTADEMRSFHTNPGSVRADLLVSALVSAAQARIAAGDNSASLKSAESLLASWNRQYTRDNTGARLFETAIAQTTALLYDEFIPAKSDTRAVTPSESRLLQLIADSANGWWDDRRTTNVREDRNVILAKALRAAYDTLVAEYGDPATTPWTWGRVAPAKPNHLLRLPGFAAPEMPIDGGRGTLNPSVGSKRANFGASWRMVVEMDKEPRIRAVYPGGQSGNPASTRYLDRYAMWANGQLDSVRTPRSAKDLAALDTRAVLTLTR is encoded by the coding sequence ATGACTAGGGGACGGTTGATAACGGCGGCGCTCTGTGCCGCCGTTGGCATTGGTACTACCTACGTCGGCGTGGCCGGCGCCGGTCCGCTGCCGCCGCTGGGCGGTCTGCTCTCGCCGGCCGTCGGCCTCTGGGCCAATGCCGTAGACGATCTGCCCGCCGAGGCCACGAGCCGCATTCCCTCGCTCGATGGCACGGTCGACGTGCGCTACGACTCGCGCAGCGTGCCGCACATCTTCGCGACCACCGATGCCGACGCCATGCGCGCGCTTGGCTACGTCACGGCGCGCGACCGGCTGTTCCAGCTCGAGATTCAGTCACGCGCCGGCGAAGGCACACTCACCGAGTTGGTGGGTGAGGTCGCCTTGCCGGCCGATCAGGAAACGCGACGGCTCGGCATGCCGCGTTCGGCCGAACGGAAGTGGCGCGACATCGGTGAGCGCACGCCCAGCGGGAAGCTGCTACTCGCGTACGCGGAAGGCGTGAACGCGTATCGCACCTCGCTATCACCGGCGCAGTGGCCGGTGGAGTACAAGCTGCTCAATCGTGCACCGCGCGAATGGGTGCCGTTGCACTCGGTGCATGTGCTCAATCGTATGGGCTACACGCTCGCTCGAGGGCCGGGTGAACTCGAACTGCTGGAAGCGCGCGCCCTCGTCGGCAACGCGGCGGCGAATGCGCTGATGGAAGAGAATTCGGCGGTGCAGGAGCCGATTCAGCCGATGAATCGCAGCGCCGCGCGCGTGGCCCTGTCGGCGATTCCGGCACCAGGAGCGCCCGACAGTCTGGCGGCGCGCATGGTGGCGTCGTTACGCACGAATGCGAGTGCAAACGCAAACGCACCGGGCATGTCACCGTTGTCATGGCTCAAGGACATCGATCCCACGGTTGAACAGGCCCGTGCCTTCGCCAGCAACAACTGGGCGGTTGCACCGTCACGCTCGGCCAACGGACACGCGCTGCTGGCTGGCGATCCGCACCTCGAGCTCACGTTGCCGAGCATCTGGTACGAGGTGCACATCGTGGTGCCCGGGAGCTTTGAAATCGGCGGTGTCTCGATTCCCGGCTTGCCCGGCGTGCCGATTGGCTACTCGCGTGCCGTGGCATGGAGCGCCACCAACACCGGCGCCGACGTGATGGACTTCTGGCGCGAGAAGGTGAACAACGACGCCGCGCCCACGGCGTACGAACTTGATGGCGTGATGACAACGTTCACCGACACGCGCATCGAGTCGTATCGCGACAAAGCCGGCCGCGTGATCGACGTGGACACGATCTATTACACGCATCGCGGCCCGATGCAGCGGCAGGGGCGCGAGTGGCTGTCGATGCGGTGGACGGTGCTCGAGTCGGGCAAGGAACTCCAGGGATACTTCGCGGCCTTTCACGCCACGACCGCGCCAGCGTTCCTGGATTCGATGGCGCAATACTATCACGCGCCGGCGCAGAACTTCATCACGGCCGACACGTCGGGTACGATCATGATCCGCTCCACCGGCCGCTATCCCGTGCGCGCCGATAGTGGACGCGGCACCGAGGTGCGCGACGGTCGGTTGGCGAGAAACGACTGGATCGGCGACTGGCCGGTGGCGCGCTATCCGCAGGGGCGGAATCCGGCGCAGGGCTATCTGGCGTCGGCCAATCAGCAGCCGATCGACCCGCAGCAGGATGCGCTGTATCTCGGCCCCGATCCGAACTTTGAAATCTGGCGCGCGTTGCAGATCAACCGCTTGCTTCGTGCCGACAGCACAGTCACGGCTGACGAGATGCGCAGCTTTCATACGAACCCCGGTAGTGTGCGTGCCGACTTGCTCGTTTCGGCGCTTGTCTCGGCGGCGCAGGCGCGTATCGCGGCGGGCGACAACTCGGCGTCGCTCAAGTCGGCCGAGTCGTTGTTGGCCTCGTGGAATCGCCAGTACACACGCGACAACACCGGCGCGCGGTTGTTCGAGACGGCGATCGCGCAGACTACCGCGCTGTTATACGACGAGTTCATTCCGGCCAAGTCGGACACGCGCGCGGTGACACCGAGTGAGTCGCGGCTGCTGCAGTTGATTGCTGATTCGGCGAACGGATGGTGGGATGATCGTCGCACCACCAACGTGCGCGAGGATCGCAACGTGATTCTGGCCAAGGCGCTCCGCGCGGCGTACGACACGCTGGTTGCGGAGTACGGCGACCCGGCAACCACGCCGTGGACCTGGGGACGCGTGGCGCCGGCCAAGCCGAATCACCTGCTGCGACTACCGGGCTTCGCGGCGCCGGAGATGCCGATCGACGGCGGGCGCGGCACACTCAATCCGTCGGTGGGCTCGAAGCGCGCCAACTTCGGTGCGAGTTGGCGCATGGTGGTCGAGATGGACAAGGAACCGCGCATTCGCGCCGTGTATCCAGGCGGACAGAGCGGCAATCCTGCCAGCACGCGTTATCTCGATCGCTATGCGATGTGGGCCAACGGACAGCTCGACAGCGTGCGCACTCCGCGTAGCGCGAAGGACCTTGCGGCGTTGGATACACGCGCCGTGCTCACGCTCACTCGCTAG
- a CDS encoding putative sulfate/molybdate transporter, which translates to MLPPAPHPLRFTRAEFAGAFGDLGTDLPLLVGIVVATGMDATTAFVIFGALQIASGLAYRLPMPVQPLKAMAAIAIAGKLAPPLLAAGGLIVGVVMLVLARSGALGWIARTVPKPVVRGIQVGLGLQLALLALTRFIPADGPRGWLLAAVALVIVLWLRESHRVPAALVVLALGLVVAALTWPAGAPLPLGFRLPTLPARWPTPMEFAQASLLLALPQLALSLGNSVLATKQVVADLFPDREPLTVKRIGTTYAIMNLVAAPLGGIPVCHGSGGIAGHYAFGARTGASGIIYGAFLVLSGLLLVGEPAAFQRLFPGPILGTLLLVEAITVLMLVRDLRETPAWLAFAVVCGLAAAFLPYGYAVALVGGTLIAVALRRRPGQDVSI; encoded by the coding sequence ATGCTACCCCCCGCCCCCCACCCCCTCCGCTTCACCCGCGCCGAGTTCGCCGGTGCCTTCGGCGACCTCGGGACCGACCTCCCGCTGCTCGTCGGCATTGTCGTTGCCACTGGGATGGACGCCACCACGGCCTTCGTGATCTTCGGCGCGCTGCAGATTGCCTCCGGCCTCGCCTATAGGCTCCCTATGCCGGTCCAGCCGCTCAAGGCCATGGCGGCCATCGCTATCGCTGGCAAGCTGGCCCCTCCGCTCCTGGCCGCCGGCGGCCTCATCGTCGGCGTCGTCATGCTCGTCCTCGCCCGATCCGGCGCCCTCGGGTGGATCGCCCGCACGGTCCCCAAGCCCGTCGTGCGCGGCATTCAGGTCGGACTTGGGTTACAACTCGCCCTACTCGCCCTTACCCGCTTCATCCCGGCCGATGGCCCTCGTGGTTGGCTACTCGCGGCGGTCGCTCTCGTGATCGTCCTCTGGCTGCGCGAGAGTCATCGCGTCCCCGCCGCCCTCGTGGTGCTTGCCCTCGGCCTCGTCGTCGCCGCGCTCACGTGGCCCGCCGGTGCGCCGTTGCCACTCGGGTTCCGCCTGCCCACGCTCCCCGCACGCTGGCCTACGCCCATGGAGTTCGCCCAGGCCTCGCTCCTGCTCGCGCTCCCCCAGCTCGCCCTGTCGCTCGGCAACTCGGTACTCGCCACCAAACAGGTCGTCGCCGATCTCTTCCCCGACCGTGAACCGCTCACGGTCAAGCGCATTGGCACCACCTACGCGATCATGAACCTCGTGGCCGCGCCCCTTGGCGGCATTCCCGTCTGCCACGGCTCCGGCGGGATCGCCGGGCACTACGCCTTCGGGGCCCGCACCGGTGCCAGTGGCATCATCTACGGCGCCTTCCTCGTGCTCTCGGGGCTACTGCTCGTCGGCGAACCGGCCGCGTTTCAGCGTCTGTTCCCCGGTCCGATTCTGGGCACGCTGCTGCTCGTCGAGGCCATCACCGTGCTGATGCTCGTGCGCGATCTGCGCGAGACGCCGGCCTGGCTGGCCTTCGCCGTCGTCTGCGGACTCGCCGCGGCCTTTCTGCCATATGGTTACGCGGTCGCACTCGTGGGCGGTACATTGATCGCCGTTGCCCTCCGACGCAGGCCGGGCCAAGACGTTTCCATCTGA